The Deinococcus metalli genome contains the following window.
CGCCGCGACGATGTACAGGTCGGCGGTGAACTTCCCCGCGTCCTTGCCGATCACCACGCCCTCGCTGGCGTTGGCGCGGCCCAGCACGCGGCTCAGGCCCTCGCGCAGGTTCGCGGGGGCCATGCCCACCACGCCGGGAATCTCGTGGGCCGTCAGGCCGATAAGCGAGGCGAGGGCCGCCTCGGTGATCTGTATGGAGCCGCTCACAGTAGCCCCGAGTATACGGGAGGCGCCGGAACTGTTCGGCCCGGCGTCTGGACGCGCGCGGGCGGCCCGTCCCGGCGCTGGTGCCTACCACAAACGCCGTCCAGCACAGCGGAACGCCCGGTGTTCGGCCCGTGGTCTACTCCCGTATGCCACTGAATTCCACCCTGGAGCGCGCCGACCTCACCCTGTCGTTTCTCGGCGGCCGTCAGGACGTACCCGAGCGCCTGACCCGCGACCTGAAGGCGGACGAGGTGCGGCTGGTGTCGCGCACGGCCGACGGCGACTCGGCGCTGGCCCTGGAACCGCAGGACGCGGCGCAGGCGCGCGAGCTGGGCATAGCGCTGGCGAAGCTCGCCCGGGAGCTGAAGGCCGAGTCGCTGCGGGTGGCGGCCAGCGGGCACGGGGCGGCCCTGGCGGGAGCGCTGCTGGCGGCGACGTGGCGGGACGAACGTTACCGGAGCACCGACGCCTGGCGCACGCCCGTGCAGGTGCACCTCGAGGGCCTCACCGAGACGGACGTGCGCCGGGTGCAGGCGCTGGAGGCCGGGATCACCTTCGCGCGCGAACTCGTGAGCGCC
Protein-coding sequences here:
- a CDS encoding Asp23/Gls24 family envelope stress response protein, which gives rise to MSGSIQITEAALASLIGLTAHEIPGVVGMAPANLREGLSRVLGRANASEGVVIGKDAGKFTADLYIVAAYGVSIPTVAQNIVDRVVHTVKTQAGIDLAATRVHAVGVQRV